The sequence CCAGAGTTCCACCGGTAGTCAGTGCCGATTTCATAGCCGGTCATATTTTCTGGTGTTAGATTGGGGTTTGCGGCATTAAAAGACGTTACCGTTCCATAACTTCGTATTTGATTGTTTAAGCCTGGTGCATGAAATCCCTGATATGCAGCTGCACGAAAATCCAACTCTTTAGTTGCGTTATATAGCAAACCTAAATTTGGGCTAAATTTATAGACTGTCTGGTTAGGGGCGTTTGTATAGGTAGGATTCGCTCCGTTTGCACCCGCAACGTAATAAGTGGGTATTTGACTATTCCATTGATCAAGTCGAGCCGATAGAGTGGTTTGCAAAGGAATATCAACTGCCTTTGACTTCAATTGCCCCATTAATCCGTAAAACTGCTGCGAGCCCTGTGCATAAGCTACGCCTGTATTGGCACCAGTTGTTGAGAGTTGGTTAGTTAAGTTTGAAGCAGCAACCTGTCTGCCATCAACACTAGCTATAAATTGATCTATTGCAAAATCTTTAATATTTTTGCTGTATTGAGCTGAGGCCCCAATAGTGCTATACGGATTGTTATAGTTAGCACTGATATATGGGGTACCCACTGTAACGACGCTATTAGCGCCGTAGCTTGGGTTTTGACTCACGTTTTGCTGCCATAAACTTGTCCACTCGTAGTAAGCATTGGCTTGCAACTTTTCATCTGCATTTAACTTACTCACTACACCAGCAGAGAAGGTTGTCTCTTCGCTTGTTTTACTTGCAATGTTATATCCGCCTTGTGGCAAATTTTGCATAGTGTGATAGCCAAGATTAAAAAATGCTGCTGTATCTGCACTGAATTTAAGGTCGCCTTGCATTCGAACATTAGAACTATTGGCTGCTTCGGGCCCCATACCAGGCTGCAGGGGTGCTGCCTGTGCTTTCGTGGCACCTTGCAATGTTTTGCCTTGAGGATAGACAGTGGCAGGAGAAATCGTTGCTTGCTGTACATACCCATCGGTATTAAAGGCATCTGCTGAAATGCGGAGCTTCAGCACTTCATTGACGGCAAACTCTTTAGATGCGGCGATATTGCTCGTATTCCAGGTGCCGTAACTTCCAGAGATCTCACCCTTGTTATCCGAGATCCCCTTTGTAGTGATATTGATAACACCCCCCATACCCATATTGCCGTAGAGATTAGAGACCCCACCACGAATTAACTCAACATCTTCAACTGCAGAAAGTGGCACTAAGTTCCATTGAACAGTTCCATACATTGCATCATTTGCAGGAACGCCATCAATCAAAACTAAGGTTCTTGCATTACCTAGACCACGGACATTAAGACTCTGACCCGTAGGGTCTTTCAAGTAATAGGGTTGATCATTTAAAAAAACACTAGATTGATTTTTTAAGATCTGGTCTACCGTTTGATTTGGTGAATTTGCAATATCTTCAGATGTGATCACTGAA comes from Polynucleobacter sp. MWH-Svant-W18 and encodes:
- a CDS encoding TonB-dependent receptor, with translation MLLQKKKISVSIGLFFSSILLSTGVQAQIALPSDYGQKIGDVVVSASRSGTELRDMTQNTSVITSEDIANSPNQTVDQILKNQSSVFLNDQPYYLKDPTGQSLNVRGLGNARTLVLIDGVPANDAMYGTVQWNLVPLSAVEDVELIRGGVSNLYGNMGMGGVINITTKGISDNKGEISGSYGTWNTSNIAASKEFAVNEVLKLRISADAFNTDGYVQQATISPATVYPQGKTLQGATKAQAAPLQPGMGPEAANSSNVRMQGDLKFSADTAAFFNLGYHTMQNLPQGGYNIASKTSEETTFSAGVVSKLNADEKLQANAYYEWTSLWQQNVSQNPSYGANSVVTVGTPYISANYNNPYSTIGASAQYSKNIKDFAIDQFIASVDGRQVAASNLTNQLSTTGANTGVAYAQGSQQFYGLMGQLKSKAVDIPLQTTLSARLDQWNSQIPTYYVAGANGANPTYTNAPNQTVYKFSPNLGLLYNATKELDFRAAAYQGFHAPGLNNQIRSYGTVTSFNAANPNLTPENMTGYEIGTDYRWNSGFVQVTGFNANLSNAIYAATATQAQIQAYCSTCTAGSIYGNNQSLQSRGLEFQGRYDFDTKWAMDATYTHTNTILTWTGAGVSSVTNPLNSQIGGVPQNMGSAGITYVPFNKTSLNANVRYVGNSWMDTQHQLPVPAYATVGARINHEVTPGTTVFLSAVNLLNRNYISYAAATSQTSYIIGQPQTITVGARVVF